From the genome of Chelonoidis abingdonii isolate Lonesome George chromosome 25, CheloAbing_2.0, whole genome shotgun sequence, one region includes:
- the THEMIS2 gene encoding protein THEMIS2 isoform X2 → MEPLSFQEYILSLDIASLPRVLKVCSGVYFQGSVYEVSGRECCLSTGDLMKITGLCLQKVTCRDPETGLTTELPLNFKGYFQPSQDKLSYTSLKKLVRTRPAGLQDMPFSFTSAVNLTIDGRVIPKGQPISLLSVARHEGQEFANCTTMGQDGQHLLCLPISLQGQFYECTGQHSYTLSQVLQSEAMRGQRLKCSALGRHSLLLCPVYEVEAIMHMRKEVVKIPSTLEVDVEDVTEVSQHIHFIKPLMLSEVLRLEGAFPLQAEILEGPEYPPIFENDWIPHLQKGQKIQIHGKSCAWRILASSSKGRKGSRHFLLSSTYQGKFRRRPREFPTVFDLTASLGKGECLRVVVTKDCESPEEDLPSLSMGDRLDVLHLTKTQVCRQAEHKSIDVLLCSRSSGEDEESEQLMLPLHLEGGFVEEVSDSRRYSLPEIVEQLQLPCEVKVASKDSSLANDILGSFSALRLEARITETFLVTSLCEAPSVSFQIPPQWLDMALFFTEEPASSQTPLTDMSKVEELTESFYYHLVKLMPSNEAPPPRPPKRSDFRDKAGTQLSGTKEVTEKPKPLPPLSKMKCTPEESMLPSPKPRNARSPSAVRSSPNEYSPYQIRSQMTPKPKKPFKEARDANVSDGSDHDYELIDDDLIKTIDKMQKAVLHY, encoded by the exons GGTCGGTGTACGAGGTGAGCGGCAGAGAATGCTGCTTATCAACAGGGGATCTGATGAAAATTACTGGCCTTTGCCTGCAGAAGGTCACCTGCAGGGATCCAGAGACCGGGCTAACAACAGAGCTGCCTCTGAACTTCAAAG GGTATTTCCAGCCCAGCCAAGACAAGCTGTCATACACGAGCCTGAAGAAGCTTGTCAGGACCAGGCCAGCAGGGCTCCAGGACATGCCCTTCTCCTTCACCTCAGCAGTCAACTTGACCATAGATGGGCGTGTCATTCCCAAGGGCCAGCCCATTTCCCTGCTTTCGGTGGCCAGGCATGAGGGCCAGGAGTTTGCCAACTGCACAACCATGGGACAGGATGGGCAGCATTTGCTCtgcctccccatctccctccagggCCAGTTCTATgagtgcactgggcagcacagctacaCGCTGAGCCAGGTGCTGCAGTCGGAAGCCATGAGGGGCCAGCGCCTGAAATGCTCTGCACTTGGCAGACACTCACTGCTCCTCTGCCCCGTGTACGAAGTGGAGGCGATAATGCACA TGCGGAAGGAGGTGGTGAAAATCCCCTCCACCCTGGAAGTGGATGTGGAGGATGTCACCGAGGTGTCTCAACACATCCACTTCATCAAGCCACTGATGCTAAGCGAGGTCCTGCGGCTGGAGGGGGCCTTCCCCTTGCAGGCTGAGATCCTGGAGGGTCCTGAGTACCCACCTATCTTCGAGAACGACTGGATTCCCCACCTGCAGAAGGGGCAGAAGATCCAAATCCATGGCAAGTCCTGTGCTTGGAGGATCCTCGCCTCGTCCAGCAAGGGCAGAAAGGGCTCCCGGCACTTCCTGCTTTCCAGCACCTACCAGGGCAAGTTTCGGAGACGCCCCCGGGAGTTCCCCACAGTCTTTGACCTGACAGCAAGTCTGGGGAAGGGTGAGTGCCTGCGCGTGGTGGTGACTAAAGACTGTGAGAGCCCTGAGGAGGATCTGCCATCTCTCAGCATGGGGGATCGGCTGGACGTGCTGCACCTGACAAAGACCCAGGtctgcaggcaggcagagcacaAATCCATTGACGTCCTCCTGTGCAGCAGGAGCAGTGGCGAGGATGAGGAGAGTGAACAGCTCATGCTGCCGCTGCACCTGGAAGGCGGCTTTGTGGAAGAGGTCAGCGATAGCAGGAGATACAGCCTCCCCGAGATAGTGGAGCAGCTTCAACTGCCCTGCGAGGTCAAGGTGGCAAGCAAGGATTCTTCCCTTGCCAATGACATCCTGGGCTCTTTCTCTGCTCTGCGGCTGGAAGCACGAATCACCGAGACCTTCTTAGTGACCAGCTTGTGTGAGGCGCCGTCAGTGAGCTTCCAGATCCCTCCTCAGTGGCTGGACATGGCCCTGTTCTTCACAGAGGAGCCTGCCTCATCGCAGACACCCCTGACAGACATGTCAAAAGTTGAAGAGCTGACAGAATCCTTTTATTATCATTTGGTAAAGCTGATGCCTAGCAATGAGGCTCCCCCACCGCGGCCCCCCAAAAGAAGCGACTTCAGGGACAAAGCAGGCACCCAGCTATCTGGAACCAAAGAGGTCACTGAGAAACCAAAG CCACTGCCCCCTTTGTCCAAGATGAAGTGCACACCCGAGGAGTCTATGCTGCCGTCCCCCAAGCCTAGGAATGCGAGGAGTCCCTCGGCTGTCCGGAGTTCCCCGAATGAGTACTCACCATATCAGATTCGCTCGCAGATGACCCCCAAGCCTAAGAAACCCTTCAAAGAGGCCAGAG ATGCGAATGTCAGTGATGGCTCTGACCATGACTATGAACTAATTGATGATGACCTTATAAAAACAATCGATAAAATGCAGAAGGCTGTTCTTCACTACTAG
- the THEMIS2 gene encoding protein THEMIS2 isoform X1 produces MEIRKVHVSNINEWLGLEAECAFLLLGNHIFKTGSVYEVSGRECCLSTGDLMKITGLCLQKVTCRDPETGLTTELPLNFKGYFQPSQDKLSYTSLKKLVRTRPAGLQDMPFSFTSAVNLTIDGRVIPKGQPISLLSVARHEGQEFANCTTMGQDGQHLLCLPISLQGQFYECTGQHSYTLSQVLQSEAMRGQRLKCSALGRHSLLLCPVYEVEAIMHMRKEVVKIPSTLEVDVEDVTEVSQHIHFIKPLMLSEVLRLEGAFPLQAEILEGPEYPPIFENDWIPHLQKGQKIQIHGKSCAWRILASSSKGRKGSRHFLLSSTYQGKFRRRPREFPTVFDLTASLGKGECLRVVVTKDCESPEEDLPSLSMGDRLDVLHLTKTQVCRQAEHKSIDVLLCSRSSGEDEESEQLMLPLHLEGGFVEEVSDSRRYSLPEIVEQLQLPCEVKVASKDSSLANDILGSFSALRLEARITETFLVTSLCEAPSVSFQIPPQWLDMALFFTEEPASSQTPLTDMSKVEELTESFYYHLVKLMPSNEAPPPRPPKRSDFRDKAGTQLSGTKEVTEKPKPLPPLSKMKCTPEESMLPSPKPRNARSPSAVRSSPNEYSPYQIRSQMTPKPKKPFKEARDANVSDGSDHDYELIDDDLIKTIDKMQKAVLHY; encoded by the exons GGTCGGTGTACGAGGTGAGCGGCAGAGAATGCTGCTTATCAACAGGGGATCTGATGAAAATTACTGGCCTTTGCCTGCAGAAGGTCACCTGCAGGGATCCAGAGACCGGGCTAACAACAGAGCTGCCTCTGAACTTCAAAG GGTATTTCCAGCCCAGCCAAGACAAGCTGTCATACACGAGCCTGAAGAAGCTTGTCAGGACCAGGCCAGCAGGGCTCCAGGACATGCCCTTCTCCTTCACCTCAGCAGTCAACTTGACCATAGATGGGCGTGTCATTCCCAAGGGCCAGCCCATTTCCCTGCTTTCGGTGGCCAGGCATGAGGGCCAGGAGTTTGCCAACTGCACAACCATGGGACAGGATGGGCAGCATTTGCTCtgcctccccatctccctccagggCCAGTTCTATgagtgcactgggcagcacagctacaCGCTGAGCCAGGTGCTGCAGTCGGAAGCCATGAGGGGCCAGCGCCTGAAATGCTCTGCACTTGGCAGACACTCACTGCTCCTCTGCCCCGTGTACGAAGTGGAGGCGATAATGCACA TGCGGAAGGAGGTGGTGAAAATCCCCTCCACCCTGGAAGTGGATGTGGAGGATGTCACCGAGGTGTCTCAACACATCCACTTCATCAAGCCACTGATGCTAAGCGAGGTCCTGCGGCTGGAGGGGGCCTTCCCCTTGCAGGCTGAGATCCTGGAGGGTCCTGAGTACCCACCTATCTTCGAGAACGACTGGATTCCCCACCTGCAGAAGGGGCAGAAGATCCAAATCCATGGCAAGTCCTGTGCTTGGAGGATCCTCGCCTCGTCCAGCAAGGGCAGAAAGGGCTCCCGGCACTTCCTGCTTTCCAGCACCTACCAGGGCAAGTTTCGGAGACGCCCCCGGGAGTTCCCCACAGTCTTTGACCTGACAGCAAGTCTGGGGAAGGGTGAGTGCCTGCGCGTGGTGGTGACTAAAGACTGTGAGAGCCCTGAGGAGGATCTGCCATCTCTCAGCATGGGGGATCGGCTGGACGTGCTGCACCTGACAAAGACCCAGGtctgcaggcaggcagagcacaAATCCATTGACGTCCTCCTGTGCAGCAGGAGCAGTGGCGAGGATGAGGAGAGTGAACAGCTCATGCTGCCGCTGCACCTGGAAGGCGGCTTTGTGGAAGAGGTCAGCGATAGCAGGAGATACAGCCTCCCCGAGATAGTGGAGCAGCTTCAACTGCCCTGCGAGGTCAAGGTGGCAAGCAAGGATTCTTCCCTTGCCAATGACATCCTGGGCTCTTTCTCTGCTCTGCGGCTGGAAGCACGAATCACCGAGACCTTCTTAGTGACCAGCTTGTGTGAGGCGCCGTCAGTGAGCTTCCAGATCCCTCCTCAGTGGCTGGACATGGCCCTGTTCTTCACAGAGGAGCCTGCCTCATCGCAGACACCCCTGACAGACATGTCAAAAGTTGAAGAGCTGACAGAATCCTTTTATTATCATTTGGTAAAGCTGATGCCTAGCAATGAGGCTCCCCCACCGCGGCCCCCCAAAAGAAGCGACTTCAGGGACAAAGCAGGCACCCAGCTATCTGGAACCAAAGAGGTCACTGAGAAACCAAAG CCACTGCCCCCTTTGTCCAAGATGAAGTGCACACCCGAGGAGTCTATGCTGCCGTCCCCCAAGCCTAGGAATGCGAGGAGTCCCTCGGCTGTCCGGAGTTCCCCGAATGAGTACTCACCATATCAGATTCGCTCGCAGATGACCCCCAAGCCTAAGAAACCCTTCAAAGAGGCCAGAG ATGCGAATGTCAGTGATGGCTCTGACCATGACTATGAACTAATTGATGATGACCTTATAAAAACAATCGATAAAATGCAGAAGGCTGTTCTTCACTACTAG